The following proteins are encoded in a genomic region of Ornithinibacillus sp. 4-3:
- a CDS encoding conserved virulence factor C family protein has translation MKIVSIEPTPSPHSMKINVNEMLADGSYFQYKRTDDLTNAPDYAKNLLQIDGIISIYRVVDFITIARNPKTAWEAILPAVQETLGVTKDADIDQQPTNIIEENDNAFGEVRVFLQMFRQIPMQIKLEDGETEKRVGLPPAFADAVLRATTPTTNIIFERKWVEQSVRYGTLDEIGIEVLEELKASYDEERLEKLVEHALAEKDVVEEKQQVTLQTLEDPDWRVRYAALDRLGDPTLADIPVLNKALDDTKSSIRRLATAYLGMIEEKEVLPYLYKALKDKAANVRRTAGDCLSDLGFPEAMPEMIETLKDENRIVRWRAAMYLYEVGDESAVPALEEAINDPEFEVRLQIRMALERIKGGEAAKGSIWSQMLGATKSTE, from the coding sequence ATGAAAATTGTATCTATTGAACCAACCCCAAGTCCACATTCAATGAAAATAAATGTTAATGAAATGCTAGCAGATGGTAGCTATTTTCAATATAAAAGAACAGATGATTTAACAAATGCACCAGACTACGCGAAAAATCTTTTGCAAATTGATGGAATCATCTCTATTTATAGAGTAGTTGACTTCATCACTATTGCTCGAAATCCAAAAACAGCTTGGGAGGCTATTTTGCCTGCTGTTCAAGAAACACTCGGCGTTACTAAAGATGCCGATATTGATCAACAACCTACAAATATTATAGAAGAAAATGATAATGCTTTTGGAGAAGTCCGTGTATTCCTGCAAATGTTCCGTCAAATACCTATGCAAATTAAATTAGAAGATGGGGAAACAGAGAAGCGAGTTGGTTTACCTCCAGCATTTGCAGACGCAGTTTTACGTGCGACAACCCCAACAACCAATATCATCTTTGAACGAAAATGGGTAGAGCAAAGTGTACGTTACGGAACATTAGATGAAATTGGTATAGAAGTATTAGAAGAACTAAAAGCCAGCTATGATGAAGAACGGTTAGAAAAATTAGTTGAACATGCACTTGCTGAAAAAGATGTAGTCGAGGAAAAACAACAAGTCACTTTACAAACCTTAGAAGATCCCGATTGGCGTGTTCGATATGCTGCATTAGATCGATTAGGTGATCCAACACTTGCAGATATCCCAGTGTTAAATAAAGCTTTAGATGACACAAAGTCTTCTATTCGCCGATTGGCAACAGCATATTTAGGAATGATTGAAGAAAAGGAAGTTCTACCTTATCTATATAAAGCATTAAAAGATAAAGCAGCAAATGTAAGACGTACTGCTGGTGATTGTTTATCAGACCTTGGTTTTCCTGAAGCAATGCCTGAAATGATTGAAACATTGAAAGATGAAAACAGAATTGTTCGTTGGCGCGCAGCTATGTATTTATATGAAGTAGGCGATGAATCCGCAGTTCCAGCTCTTGAAGAAGCAATAAATGATCCCGAATTTGAAGTACGCCTCCAAATAAGAATGGCTTTAGAGCGAATTAAAGGTGGAGAAGCTGCAAAAGGCTCGATTTGGAGTCAGATGCTGGGTGCGACAAAATCAACAGAATAA
- a CDS encoding DUF420 domain-containing protein — MTNKKAFKDKNFTPLIIFTAILVNVIVAVLFFLPEQDHNIPFDLTLLPRLNAILNSFTFVFLLAALYFILKKNIKTHRNFIFAAFISTALFLISYLTYHSLAASTSFGGEGIIRSIYYFVLITHITLAPVVVVLALFSLVLGLKNSVVKHRKVSRWTMPIWLYVSLTGVLVYILISPYY; from the coding sequence ATGACAAACAAAAAAGCATTTAAAGATAAAAACTTTACACCACTTATTATTTTTACAGCAATATTAGTAAATGTGATTGTAGCTGTTTTATTTTTTCTTCCAGAACAAGATCATAACATTCCATTTGATTTAACATTATTACCTAGGCTAAATGCAATACTCAACTCTTTTACATTTGTATTTTTATTAGCCGCTCTTTATTTTATTCTGAAGAAAAATATTAAAACACATCGAAATTTTATTTTTGCAGCATTTATTTCAACAGCTTTATTCCTTATTTCTTATCTAACCTATCACTCCTTAGCTGCAAGCACTTCTTTTGGCGGTGAAGGAATAATACGTTCTATTTATTATTTTGTATTAATCACACATATTACTTTGGCACCAGTAGTTGTGGTTCTAGCATTATTCTCCCTTGTTTTAGGTTTAAAGAATAGTGTTGTAAAGCATCGAAAGGTTTCAAGATGGACGATGCCTATTTGGTTATATGTTAGTTTAACCGGTGTGCTCGTATATATTCTTATTTCACCATATTATTGA
- the ilvB gene encoding biosynthetic-type acetolactate synthase large subunit: MEVVSEMNDTKKSMTGADLLIQSLVDNDVDTIFGYPGGAVLPIYDAIYRSEAEFQHILSRHEQGSIFAAEGYARVTGRPGVVLATSGPGATNLITGITDAMIDSLPLVIFTGQVASQVIGTDAFQESDVMGITTPITKYNYQIDDIRHLPRVVKEAFHIATTGRPGPVLIDVPKNISEEISFKEAFGTDFYLQGYQPTTKPNPLQIKKLAKALGKAKKPVILAGAGVQFANASAELKEFAEKFQLPVANTLLGLGTFPGTNGLSVGMAGMHGTYAANIAIHESDLLINIGARFDDRLTGNLKHFAPNAKVAHIDIDPAEIGKNVSTEIPIVADAKKALEALLKINIEQPEHKEWLERVQKNKQEFPLWYDRSEDLISPQWLLEQVYKLTKGEAIVTTDVGQHQMWAAQYYTLDQPNRWVTSGGLGSMGFGFPAAIGAQIASPKDMVISIVGDGGFQMNLQELAVVKKHNLPVKVIIVNNEALGMVRQWQHSFYEDRYSESILDQNPDFVKLAESYGVRGERVTKEEDVVKVLEDVFAYDGPAVVDCRVIKLENVYPMVAPGKGSHEMLGVTR, from the coding sequence ATGGAGGTAGTTAGTGAGATGAACGACACAAAGAAGTCGATGACAGGTGCTGATTTATTAATTCAATCACTTGTCGATAATGATGTGGATACAATTTTTGGATATCCAGGTGGCGCTGTACTACCAATTTATGATGCAATTTATCGCAGCGAAGCCGAATTTCAACATATACTCTCACGTCACGAGCAAGGTTCTATATTTGCAGCTGAAGGCTATGCACGTGTGACTGGGAGACCAGGGGTAGTCTTAGCTACTTCAGGTCCAGGGGCTACAAACCTAATTACTGGAATTACAGACGCGATGATCGATTCTCTTCCGTTAGTTATATTCACAGGGCAGGTAGCAAGTCAAGTCATTGGAACTGATGCTTTTCAGGAATCCGATGTGATGGGCATAACAACACCAATTACAAAATATAACTATCAGATAGATGATATAAGACATTTACCACGTGTCGTAAAAGAAGCATTTCATATTGCTACAACTGGAAGACCAGGTCCAGTATTAATTGATGTTCCGAAGAATATTTCGGAGGAGATTTCTTTTAAAGAAGCATTTGGTACTGATTTTTATTTACAAGGGTATCAGCCGACTACGAAGCCAAATCCATTACAAATTAAAAAATTGGCTAAAGCACTTGGTAAGGCGAAAAAGCCTGTTATTTTAGCAGGTGCTGGAGTCCAGTTTGCTAATGCAAGTGCAGAGTTGAAGGAATTTGCTGAGAAGTTCCAGTTACCAGTAGCAAATACGCTTTTAGGTTTAGGAACATTCCCAGGAACAAATGGTTTATCTGTTGGTATGGCTGGGATGCATGGGACATATGCAGCGAATATTGCAATTCATGAAAGTGATTTATTGATTAACATTGGAGCGCGCTTTGATGACCGCTTAACTGGGAATTTAAAACATTTTGCTCCAAATGCAAAAGTAGCTCATATTGATATTGATCCTGCTGAAATTGGCAAAAATGTTTCGACAGAAATTCCGATTGTAGCAGATGCGAAAAAAGCATTAGAAGCGCTTCTGAAAATAAATATTGAGCAGCCAGAACATAAAGAATGGTTGGAACGTGTTCAAAAGAATAAGCAAGAGTTCCCGCTTTGGTATGATCGTTCTGAAGATTTAATTTCTCCACAGTGGTTATTAGAGCAAGTTTATAAGTTAACTAAAGGAGAAGCTATTGTAACTACGGATGTTGGTCAGCATCAAATGTGGGCAGCACAGTATTACACATTAGATCAGCCTAATAGATGGGTCACATCTGGTGGATTAGGATCAATGGGCTTTGGGTTCCCAGCAGCAATAGGGGCTCAGATTGCTTCACCGAAGGATATGGTTATTTCCATTGTAGGAGATGGAGGATTCCAGATGAACCTTCAAGAGCTTGCTGTAGTCAAGAAGCATAACCTTCCAGTAAAAGTAATTATTGTGAATAATGAAGCACTAGGAATGGTAAGACAATGGCAGCATAGCTTCTATGAAGATAGATATTCAGAATCTATTCTAGATCAAAATCCAGATTTCGTTAAATTAGCAGAAAGCTACGGTGTTCGTGGTGAGCGAGTAACGAAGGAAGAAGATGTTGTAAAAGTATTAGAAGATGTCTTTGCTTACGATGGTCCAGCAGTTGTTGACTGCCGTGTTATCAAGCTAGAAAATGTTTACCCAATGGTTGCTCCAGGTAAAGGATCTCATGAAATGTTAGGGGTGACGAGATGA
- the ilvN gene encoding acetolactate synthase small subunit, with protein MKRIITATVQNRSGVLNRITGMLQRRQFNIESISVGKSEVPGISKMTLVVEVSDQLKVEQLTKQLNKQIDVIKVTDITDKAMVARELALIKVSSNPQLSAEIQGIITPFRAIVIDISKDSITIQVTGKPGKIDALITLLRPYGIKEIAKTGLTAFLRGHQPEVAELDSFTV; from the coding sequence ATGAAAAGAATTATAACTGCTACTGTACAAAATAGAAGTGGAGTTTTAAATCGAATTACAGGAATGCTTCAACGTAGACAATTTAACATCGAAAGTATTTCTGTAGGGAAGTCAGAAGTCCCAGGGATTTCCAAAATGACATTAGTTGTTGAAGTAAGTGATCAGCTTAAAGTAGAACAGCTTACGAAACAATTAAATAAACAAATTGATGTGATTAAAGTAACTGATATTACAGATAAAGCAATGGTTGCTCGTGAATTAGCATTAATTAAAGTATCGAGTAATCCGCAATTAAGTGCTGAAATTCAAGGTATTATTACACCGTTTCGAGCGATTGTAATTGATATCAGCAAGGATAGCATTACTATCCAGGTTACAGGTAAACCAGGGAAGATTGATGCATTAATTACACTGCTTCGCCCATATGGTATTAAAGAAATCGCGAAAACAGGACTCACTGCATTTTTGAGAGGACATCAACCAGAAGTTGCAGAACTTGATTCTTTTACAGTGTAA
- the ilvC gene encoding ketol-acid reductoisomerase yields MAKVLYENDIQVEGLRGKKIAIIGYGSQGHAHALNLRDSGFDVVIGLRKGKSSEKAEEDGFTVLEVAEAVSQADVVMVLLPDETQAKVYKDSIEPNLKEGASLAFAHGFNIHYSQIVPPSNVDVFLVAPKGPGHLVRRTYEDGAGVPGLYGIQQDVTGRAREIALAYSAGIGAARAGVIETTFQEETETDLFGEQAVLCGGLTSLVKAGFETLTEAGYQPEVAYFECLHEIKLIVDLMYEGGLENMRYSISDTAKWGDFVSGPRVITEDTKARMKEVLKDVQTGEFAKEWILENQANRPRFNAIDARENQHPLEVVGRELRELMPFVKNPLK; encoded by the coding sequence ATGGCAAAAGTTTTATATGAAAATGATATTCAAGTAGAAGGATTAAGAGGGAAGAAAATCGCGATTATTGGATATGGTTCACAAGGTCATGCACATGCATTGAATTTACGTGATAGTGGTTTTGATGTAGTAATTGGTTTAAGAAAAGGTAAATCAAGTGAAAAAGCAGAAGAGGATGGCTTTACTGTTCTAGAAGTTGCAGAAGCAGTTAGTCAAGCGGATGTAGTAATGGTACTACTTCCAGATGAAACACAAGCAAAAGTATACAAAGATAGCATTGAGCCAAACTTAAAAGAAGGAGCATCACTAGCATTTGCTCATGGATTCAATATCCACTACAGCCAAATTGTTCCACCATCAAATGTTGATGTATTCCTAGTTGCACCAAAAGGCCCTGGTCATTTAGTAAGAAGAACGTATGAAGATGGTGCTGGTGTTCCTGGACTTTACGGAATCCAGCAAGATGTAACTGGAAGAGCTCGTGAAATTGCATTAGCATATTCAGCTGGAATTGGAGCTGCACGTGCTGGAGTTATTGAAACAACTTTCCAAGAAGAAACAGAAACAGATTTATTTGGTGAGCAAGCAGTATTATGTGGAGGTTTAACAAGTCTAGTTAAAGCAGGATTTGAAACATTAACAGAAGCTGGTTACCAACCAGAAGTTGCTTATTTCGAGTGTCTACATGAAATCAAATTAATCGTTGACCTTATGTATGAGGGCGGCTTAGAAAACATGCGTTATTCTATCTCTGATACAGCTAAGTGGGGAGATTTTGTATCTGGACCACGTGTTATTACAGAAGATACTAAAGCACGCATGAAGGAAGTATTAAAAGATGTTCAAACTGGTGAATTCGCAAAAGAATGGATTCTAGAAAACCAAGCAAACAGACCACGCTTTAATGCAATTGATGCTAGAGAGAATCAACATCCACTTGAAGTTGTTGGTCGTGAGCTTCGTGAGTTAATGCCGTTTGTTAAAAACCCTTTAAAATAA
- the leuB gene encoding 3-isopropylmalate dehydrogenase, translating to MQKEIVLLPGDGIGREIMNSAKVVLDKVATLYNHQFTFHSHAIGGAALDEHGVPLPEEAVQACKTADGILLGAVGGKKWESLPPHLRPEKGLLEIRSTLGLFANLRPIKGFSSLLHASPLKEEVIKGSDILIVRELTGGLYFGKPSERREDGDAAIDTLYYHRSEIERVVDHAFKSAMIRDKHLTSVDKANVLESSRLWREIVEEKSKEYPEVTVEHVLVDAAAMKLITNPNSFDVMVTENLFGDILSDEASVLTGSIGLLPSASLNEDGVGLYEPIHGSAPDIAGKGIANPLGMILSAALMLRHSFELEEEAKAIEDAVQEALEQGYHTADLHIQNDGKQVGTEEMTQVVLNILSKK from the coding sequence ATGCAAAAAGAAATTGTACTCCTTCCAGGCGACGGAATTGGTAGAGAGATAATGAATTCAGCAAAGGTAGTCTTAGATAAAGTGGCTACTCTTTATAATCATCAGTTTACTTTTCACTCACATGCTATCGGTGGAGCTGCTTTAGATGAGCATGGTGTACCTCTTCCAGAAGAGGCCGTGCAAGCATGTAAGACAGCAGATGGTATTTTACTAGGAGCTGTTGGTGGTAAAAAATGGGAAAGTCTCCCGCCGCATTTAAGACCAGAAAAAGGTTTATTAGAGATTAGAAGTACATTAGGATTGTTTGCAAATTTACGACCAATTAAAGGTTTCTCTTCTTTACTCCATGCTTCTCCTTTGAAAGAAGAAGTCATAAAAGGAAGCGACATTTTAATCGTTCGTGAATTAACAGGTGGTCTGTACTTTGGAAAACCGAGTGAGCGTCGTGAAGACGGAGACGCTGCTATAGATACACTGTATTATCATCGCAGTGAGATTGAAAGAGTAGTAGATCATGCATTTAAAAGCGCAATGATTCGTGATAAGCATCTTACTTCTGTAGATAAAGCAAATGTGCTTGAATCAAGTCGACTATGGAGAGAAATAGTGGAAGAGAAGAGCAAAGAATATCCAGAAGTAACTGTAGAGCATGTGCTAGTAGATGCAGCAGCAATGAAGCTGATTACAAATCCAAATAGCTTTGATGTAATGGTAACAGAAAATTTATTTGGTGATATTTTAAGTGATGAAGCATCTGTATTAACTGGATCCATTGGTTTATTACCTTCTGCTAGTTTAAATGAAGATGGTGTTGGCTTATATGAACCAATCCATGGTTCTGCCCCTGATATCGCAGGTAAGGGAATTGCTAATCCGTTAGGTATGATTCTTTCTGCAGCATTAATGCTACGTCATTCCTTTGAATTAGAGGAAGAAGCAAAAGCAATAGAAGATGCTGTACAAGAAGCATTAGAACAAGGATATCATACAGCAGATCTTCATATACAAAATGATGGTAAACAAGTAGGTACAGAAGAAATGACACAGGTGGTTTTAAATATTTTATCCAAGAAATAA
- the leuC gene encoding 3-isopropylmalate dehydratase large subunit has protein sequence MTKAKTIIEKIWEKHVVHREAGKPDLLYIDLHLIHEVTSPQAFEGLRLNNRKVRRPDLTYATMDHNVPTKNREVIEDDIARIQLEVLQKNCEEHGIELSDMFHPDQGIVHVIGPELGLTQPGKTIVCGDSHTSTHGAFGALAFGIGTSEVEHVFATQTLWQQRPKTLKVQVDGKLGPGVTAKDLILAIIAKYGVKVGTGYVMEYTGEAIRDFTMEERMTVCNMSIEAGARAGLISPDEKTVEFLRGRREVPKGEAFDQLAEEWLALATDEDATYDHTITIDATEVEPQVTWGTNPGMGAPVSGSTPSLDSVENKEGLSRALEYMGLKENQPITSIEIDHVFIGSCTNSRLSDLKKAAEIVRGKKVKDSVKAIVVPGSFLVKMQAEEEGIDKIFKEAGFEWRDAGCSMCLGMNDDIIPPGGRCASTSNRNFEGRQGNGARTHLVSPEMAAAAAIEGHFVDVRYYAGILQ, from the coding sequence ATGACAAAAGCAAAGACAATTATTGAAAAAATTTGGGAGAAGCATGTTGTTCATCGAGAAGCAGGTAAACCAGATTTATTATATATTGATTTACATTTAATCCATGAAGTTACTTCACCACAAGCTTTTGAAGGATTACGTTTAAATAATCGTAAGGTACGTCGCCCAGATTTAACTTACGCAACCATGGATCATAATGTTCCTACGAAAAACCGTGAAGTAATTGAAGATGATATTGCAAGAATTCAATTAGAAGTATTGCAGAAAAACTGTGAGGAACATGGTATTGAACTATCGGATATGTTCCACCCCGATCAAGGGATTGTTCACGTAATTGGACCAGAGCTTGGTTTAACACAGCCTGGTAAAACAATTGTTTGTGGAGATAGCCATACATCGACACATGGAGCCTTTGGAGCATTGGCGTTTGGGATTGGTACAAGTGAAGTTGAGCATGTATTTGCAACACAGACATTATGGCAACAACGCCCGAAAACTTTAAAAGTGCAAGTAGATGGAAAGCTAGGACCAGGAGTAACTGCAAAAGACTTAATTTTAGCTATTATCGCTAAGTATGGAGTTAAAGTGGGTACTGGGTATGTTATGGAATATACTGGAGAAGCTATTCGTGACTTCACAATGGAAGAACGAATGACAGTATGTAATATGTCTATTGAAGCAGGAGCTCGTGCTGGTTTAATTAGTCCAGATGAGAAGACAGTGGAATTTTTACGTGGTAGAAGAGAGGTTCCAAAAGGTGAGGCATTTGATCAACTTGCTGAGGAATGGTTAGCTTTAGCTACAGATGAAGATGCGACATATGATCATACAATTACTATTGATGCAACAGAGGTTGAACCACAAGTTACTTGGGGTACAAACCCAGGAATGGGGGCGCCAGTTAGTGGTTCTACGCCAAGCTTAGATTCGGTTGAAAATAAAGAAGGTCTTAGCCGTGCATTAGAGTATATGGGATTAAAAGAAAATCAACCAATTACTTCTATTGAAATTGACCATGTATTTATCGGATCTTGCACAAATTCTCGCTTAAGTGATTTAAAGAAAGCGGCAGAGATTGTAAGAGGTAAGAAAGTAAAAGATAGTGTAAAAGCAATTGTAGTTCCAGGATCCTTCTTAGTAAAAATGCAAGCAGAAGAAGAAGGTATTGATAAAATCTTTAAAGAGGCTGGATTTGAGTGGCGTGATGCAGGTTGTAGTATGTGCCTAGGTATGAATGATGATATTATTCCTCCAGGTGGTCGCTGTGCATCTACTTCAAACCGAAACTTTGAAGGGCGTCAAGGTAACGGAGCACGTACACATTTAGTTAGTCCAGAAATGGCAGCGGCAGCGGCAATCGAAGGACATTTCGTTGATGTACGTTATTATGCAGGAATTCTTCAATAG
- the leuD gene encoding 3-isopropylmalate dehydratase small subunit, whose translation MEAIKEHVGLVCPLNRENIDTDQIIPKQFLKRIERSGFGQFLFYHWRFDDDGNKRPEFPLNNPKYENATILLSGDNFGCGSSREHAPWSLLDYGFRVIIAPSFADIFYNNSLKNGIILIKVDEEQVSKWMEQAEKGELELKVNLETLTVEDGKNTISFDFPEYHQQNILNGWDEIALTLKQEDKITEYEKTAQ comes from the coding sequence ATGGAAGCAATTAAAGAACATGTTGGGCTTGTATGTCCATTAAACCGTGAAAATATTGATACAGACCAAATCATACCGAAACAATTTTTGAAACGAATTGAAAGAAGTGGATTCGGACAATTTTTATTCTATCATTGGCGTTTTGATGATGATGGGAATAAGCGTCCTGAGTTTCCATTGAACAATCCTAAATATGAGAATGCAACAATATTACTATCTGGAGATAACTTTGGATGTGGTTCTTCCCGTGAACATGCCCCGTGGTCATTATTAGATTATGGGTTTAGAGTAATTATCGCACCAAGTTTTGCAGATATTTTCTACAATAATTCTCTGAAAAATGGTATTATTTTAATTAAGGTAGATGAAGAACAAGTAAGTAAGTGGATGGAGCAAGCTGAAAAAGGTGAGCTTGAGCTGAAAGTAAATTTAGAAACGTTAACAGTAGAAGATGGAAAGAACACAATTTCATTCGATTTCCCAGAATACCATCAACAGAATATTCTTAATGGCTGGGATGAAATTGCATTAACGCTAAAACAGGAAGATAAGATTACGGAATATGAGAAAACAGCACAATAA
- the ilvA gene encoding threonine ammonia-lyase, with protein MRKQHNNNLLLTKECGSIGDYQLTGERVYQAVEKLKPIVHRTPLITSETTNKIVGKHVYFKMENQQKTGAFKFRGATFKLMQLSKNQLKKGVITASAGNHAQGVAYAASKIGVQATIFMPEQTPTAKVEATKTYGAEVVLTGASFQEAYEASMKTQLQTGAVYVHPFDDYDIMAGQGTIAMEMLKQEDRIDTFIVPIGGGGLISGIAVAAKHVNKNIRIIGVQSQNSRAMYNLYHNETPKDYVPTRTIAEGIDVKEPGKLTSQVIREYVDEVVTVTDEEIAASVLYMLERNKTLMEGAGAAALAALFAYTDQIKSRYCGVIVSGGNIDISSIPHIQRLADNRQQAPRMEPPNFNSTVSL; from the coding sequence ATGAGAAAACAGCACAATAATAATTTGTTATTAACCAAGGAGTGTGGATCAATTGGGGATTATCAGTTAACAGGTGAAAGAGTATATCAAGCGGTAGAGAAGCTCAAACCCATCGTTCACCGTACACCGCTAATCACGTCGGAAACAACGAATAAAATAGTAGGAAAGCACGTCTATTTTAAAATGGAAAACCAACAGAAAACAGGTGCATTCAAATTTAGGGGAGCAACATTTAAATTAATGCAGCTGTCGAAAAACCAGTTGAAAAAAGGAGTTATTACAGCTTCTGCTGGTAACCATGCGCAAGGAGTTGCTTATGCTGCTTCAAAAATTGGTGTGCAGGCAACGATTTTCATGCCAGAGCAAACACCAACAGCTAAAGTAGAAGCAACGAAAACATATGGAGCAGAGGTAGTGCTAACAGGTGCTTCCTTCCAAGAAGCGTACGAAGCATCAATGAAGACTCAGCTTCAAACTGGTGCTGTATATGTTCATCCATTTGATGATTACGATATTATGGCAGGTCAAGGTACCATTGCGATGGAAATGCTTAAACAAGAAGATCGCATTGATACATTTATTGTGCCAATTGGTGGCGGTGGATTAATTAGTGGTATTGCTGTAGCAGCAAAACATGTCAATAAGAATATTCGTATCATTGGTGTACAATCACAAAATTCTAGAGCGATGTACAATCTCTATCACAACGAAACACCAAAAGACTATGTGCCAACACGTACAATTGCAGAAGGAATAGATGTGAAAGAGCCTGGTAAGCTAACTTCGCAAGTTATTCGTGAGTATGTGGATGAAGTCGTAACTGTTACAGACGAGGAAATCGCAGCTTCTGTTTTATATATGTTGGAACGAAATAAAACACTCATGGAAGGTGCTGGAGCTGCAGCTTTAGCTGCATTGTTTGCATACACGGATCAAATTAAATCAAGATATTGTGGAGTTATAGTTAGTGGAGGAAATATTGATATTAGTTCTATTCCTCATATTCAAAGGTTGGCTGATAATCGTCAACAAGCGCCGAGGATGGAACCACCAAATTTTAATTCAACAGTCTCTTTATAA
- a CDS encoding DinB family protein — protein sequence MLVEQQEVLILKTEKEEEWCKVEMINISLYCNDLMDSDMKGARNYRIPLTSKEVRGMRLSSVIIMHQDLWPLFEEIQTMRNKYFNTELFKSSIHTRIVPDKWSVAESIYHCYLLLKLTRITSAYYLPIACFYMKFRRPKVKRYIDDMENIYRKKTMKAPFILKPKMKKEYTLKELRDLLEEETEKMKACVSSLTKEQCYWIRYPDPVPKYPNVMQVMKLLKIHEEHHYTVVTKRECQFRG from the coding sequence TTGCTTGTAGAGCAACAGGAAGTTTTGATATTAAAAACCGAGAAGGAAGAAGAATGGTGCAAGGTGGAAATGATAAACATTTCACTTTATTGCAACGATTTGATGGATTCGGATATGAAAGGAGCAAGGAACTATCGCATTCCTCTCACATCTAAAGAAGTGAGAGGAATGCGACTTAGTTCTGTGATTATCATGCATCAAGATCTTTGGCCGCTTTTTGAAGAAATCCAGACAATGAGAAATAAATATTTTAACACAGAACTTTTTAAATCATCGATTCATACAAGGATAGTTCCTGATAAATGGAGTGTTGCAGAATCAATCTACCATTGTTATTTATTGCTGAAGCTGACACGGATTACCTCAGCCTATTATTTGCCAATAGCATGTTTTTATATGAAGTTCCGCCGGCCAAAAGTGAAACGGTATATAGATGATATGGAGAATATTTATCGTAAAAAGACAATGAAGGCGCCCTTTATTTTAAAACCAAAAATGAAGAAGGAATATACACTTAAGGAACTGAGGGATTTGCTGGAGGAAGAGACAGAAAAGATGAAAGCTTGTGTAAGTTCGCTTACAAAAGAGCAATGCTACTGGATAAGATATCCAGATCCAGTGCCTAAATATCCTAATGTTATGCAAGTAATGAAGCTTTTAAAGATTCATGAGGAGCATCATTATACGGTGGTGACGAAAAGAGAATGTCAATTCAGGGGATAA